From Micromonospora carbonacea:
GCGCTCGTGCGCCACCGCGGCTCGCTGCTGGTGGAACGCGCGGTGCGGACCCTGGTCGAGGCCGGCTGCGGGCCGGCGCTGGTGGTGCTCGGCGCGGCGGCCGACCGGGTCCGCGCCGACGCCGACCTCTCCGCCGCCCGGGTGGTCGGCAACCCCCGGTGGGCCACCGGGATGGGCTCCTCACTGCGGGTGGGGCTGCGGGCGTTGGCCGGCACCGAGGCGGTGGCCGTGGTGGTGCTGCTGGTCGACATGCCGGGCGTCTCCGCCGAGGCGGTGCGACGGGTCGCGGCCGACGCCACCCCGGCGTGCCTGGCCACGGCCGGCTACGGGCCGGGCCGCCGGGGGCATCCGGTGTTGCTGGGCCGGGAGCACTGGGCCGGCGTGTGCGCCTCGGCCGTCGGTGACAGCGGCGCGGGCGGCTACCTGCGGCAACGGCTCGCCCGGGTGCGGATCGTGCCGTGCGCCGACGTGGCCGACGACGCCGACCTCGACGTCCCGCCCGCCGAGGCCGCCGCCCCGGACGCCGACGGGCGGCCCGGCCGTGGATGAGGTGCTCGCCGAGCTGCTCCGCCGCTGCGCGGACGGCGACGCCGTCGGCCTGGCCACCGTCGTCGAGACCTGGCGCAGCGCCCCCCACCCGGCCGGCACCGCGATGCTGGTCGGCCCGGACGACGCGGTCACCGGCAGCGTCTCGGGCGGCTGCGTCGAGGCCGCGCTGCACGACGCCTGCCGGGAGGCCGTGCGCACCGGGCGGCCCGCGCTGCTGCGCTTCGGGGTGGCCGGCGCCGACGCCCTCGCGGCGGGCCTGACCTGCGGGGGCACCATCGAGGTGTACGTCGAACGGGTCGACCGCGCCGGCTTCGCGGAGCTGCCGGCGCTGGCCGGGGCCGTCCGGGCGGGCACGGCGGCGGCGGTGCTGACCTGCGTGCAGGGGCCGCCGGGGCGGCTCGGCCGGCGGATCGTGGCCGGGCCGGACGGCCACCAGGGCAGCCTCGGCGACCCCGGGCTGGACGAGGCGGCGCTGGCCGCCGGCCGCCGGCTGCTGGCCGAGGGCCGCAGCGGGCCGGTGCGGCTGCCGCCCGCCGGTCCCGGCGCGGCGGGGCCGGTGCGGGTGCTGGTGCGCTCCTATCCCCCGCCGCCCCGGTTGATCGTGTGCGGCGCGATCGACGTGGCGGCCGAGCTGGCCCGGGTCGGCGTCGTCCTCGGCTACCGGGTCACCGTCTGCGACGCCCGCCCGGTCTTCGCCACCGCGCGCCGCTTCCCGCAGGCGCGGGAGGTGGTGGTCGACTGGCCGCACCGCTATCTCGCGGCCGAGGCCGCGGCGGGTCGGCTGGACGGGCGCACCGCCGTCTGCGTGCTCACCCACGACCCCAGGTTCGACGTGCCGGTGCTGCGGCTGGCCCTCGGCCTCCCGCTGGGCTTCGTCGGGGCGATGGGCTCCCGGCGGACCCACCACGACCGGCTCGGCCGGCTCCGCGAGGCCGGCGTCACCGACGCGGAGCTGGCCCGGCTGAGCTCCCCCGTGGGCCTGGACGTGGGAGGCCGCGACGCCGCCGAGGTCGCGGTCAGCATCGCCGCGGAACTCGTCGCGGTGCGGCACGGCCGCGCGGGCGGGCGGCTGCGCGACGCCACCGGCGACCTCCACGGCTGACCCGCCCCGAAGGGGGCCACGGCTGCGCCCCGGGCCACGGCTGCGGCTGCGGCTGCTGGCTGCGGCTCCGGCCACGAGCTGTGGCTGCGGTCGGGCCCCGGCCGGGGCGAGGCGGAGCCGGTGGGCGCTGGACGAACGTACAACGGC
This genomic window contains:
- a CDS encoding nucleotidyltransferase family protein, producing the protein MQLSRTPGPSPAAVAGLVLAAGAGRRYGRPKALVRHRGSLLVERAVRTLVEAGCGPALVVLGAAADRVRADADLSAARVVGNPRWATGMGSSLRVGLRALAGTEAVAVVVLLVDMPGVSAEAVRRVAADATPACLATAGYGPGRRGHPVLLGREHWAGVCASAVGDSGAGGYLRQRLARVRIVPCADVADDADLDVPPAEAAAPDADGRPGRG
- a CDS encoding XdhC family protein, which produces MDEVLAELLRRCADGDAVGLATVVETWRSAPHPAGTAMLVGPDDAVTGSVSGGCVEAALHDACREAVRTGRPALLRFGVAGADALAAGLTCGGTIEVYVERVDRAGFAELPALAGAVRAGTAAAVLTCVQGPPGRLGRRIVAGPDGHQGSLGDPGLDEAALAAGRRLLAEGRSGPVRLPPAGPGAAGPVRVLVRSYPPPPRLIVCGAIDVAAELARVGVVLGYRVTVCDARPVFATARRFPQAREVVVDWPHRYLAAEAAAGRLDGRTAVCVLTHDPRFDVPVLRLALGLPLGFVGAMGSRRTHHDRLGRLREAGVTDAELARLSSPVGLDVGGRDAAEVAVSIAAELVAVRHGRAGGRLRDATGDLHG